The DNA window CAATTCCCATAAACATTTATACAAATACATGTGGGGATGGGGGTCCTGTATGCAGTGGAAAGGGAAATATACATGCATGTTCTCACACACAGTGTACCCTGTTCATCCCATAAGCAGGGCACTCCTCTGTTTGAGAGAAGccttaaggaattttttttttctgtatatttcttaACTATGGCCAGTGGCAGATTTAGAAAGTCTTTCCTGACTGCCTTACCACTgccatcaaaaaacaaacaaataaaactaggAATATTAATCGGGACTTTGTCCAATGCAGATAGTAGAAACCTACTGAAACTAGCTTAAACAAAAAGAGGGTTATTTCTTCAGGTGAAGAGAAGTTCAGGGGTAGACAGGGTGATCCAGGCAAGGCTGCTAAGTCACTATCTTGGgccttctgtccttcctcctgtTGAAGCTCTGCTTTCTACTCTGTTAGATTCCTTCTCAGGCAGGCTGTCCTCAGGTTGGGAAGATGGCCCCCAGCAAATCTGAACTTATATTCTaccagtttaaaatttttaggaGGAAGAGACATAGTTCTAGCGAAGTCCCATTTCAGAGAAATGGTATCTTAATTGGACTCTCTCTGAGTAAATCACTGGGACCAGGGAATGGCTGGAGTACCTTGAGCCTTCCCAGACTGGAGTGAATGGTGGACAACCCACCTCAAATCACCTGAAccgagagcagagggagaggatgttCCAGAAACAAAATCCACGAGGAGGGATCCTCACCAAGTCGAAGCCGCAGACGTCCGCAGCACTGGACTGTGTACACTTCCTGGGTCACTTCCATGGGCCTTGGCTGCCATGCTGAGTTGTGACTGTTTCCTTACAAGCTCTGTATAAGCAGGGCTGTGTCTCCTTCAGGGTTCCACCCCCAGGGTTATCCAGAAGCTCTTGCACATAGAAGGCTGCCTGTAATGAATATTTCctatcccttcctttccccttcatCTTCCTAGTTTCAGAGATCCTGTTTCCACCtcagactccctgttcagtggggagcctgcttctccctctccctctgcccctccccctgcttgtgtgcgctctctctctctcaaatgaatataaatcttaaaaaaaaaaaaacaaaaaacctactgAGTTTATTACTCAGCCTCCTTTTGCCTTTTCCCTATCTTCTTTGAAATCTGTTACTCTCCTTTTTATCTTCCTCAAACTTCTGCTTTCCCCGTCTCTTGGTGGATTGTTCCTATCTGTTTGTGGGCCTTTTCTCTCTGTGgggtttccttcctccctcagcaAAAATGATATATTGGTACAGCTCCCAGGTCTCCTTCAGTgcacttctttttcttatttctcactaTTCTTCTTTCCCATCCTACTCATTATACAGACATGGAATTTTTGTGTTTGTTACTGACTGTTTATAGATCTATGATTCTTAATTTTCAAGGCTAGTaagcaaaacatttaaatttctgtaaaaataGGTGGTACTTGTCGGTTAGTGACTGCCAGAAGGAAATCAATACCCTGCCATCTTTCTGGAACTGGTCTTGCAATAAATAAtgagaatttaatgaaatatttctagGATATAGCTGTACACAGAGGAAACTAATATAAAGTTATAAGGGCCTAGTGCTTCAACTGTAAATTCCAACTGAAGAACAATTTGGTTGCTAAGCAGAGAACACTGTTTAAGGTTTAAAAATGGAcctatttcttcaaaaatttaaaaaggattttatcttTGACAGTGAAATTCCTAAGGACCCCTTGAAGGCCATTCTGTCGGAGTTAGAATTCACTTTACATGGAATTTACTTAAGGAAGACATTCTGTTTGACATAGAAGATACCATTGGGCAGCAGCTTGAATTTGTCACCACAGAATCCAGACTTACTCTTTATAACCTACTAGTCTATGTGAAACTCCTAAAAGGCCAAAATGAAGATGCCCTAGAATGCTTGGAACAAGCAGAAGACCTCATCGAGCGAGAGCACTCGGAAAAAGAAGTGCGACGTCTGGTCACTTGGGGAAACTATGCTTGGGTGTATTATCACATGGACCAGCTTAAGGAAGCTCAGAAGCATTTAGACAAGATAGGGATCGTCTGTAAGAAACTGTCCAGTCCTTCTGACTACAAGTTGGACAGGCCTGAGATTGACTGTGAGAAACGGTGGGCACTCTTGAAATTTGGAGGAAACTATTATCACAGGGCAAAAGCGGCTTTTGAGAAGGCTCTGGAAGCAGAACCCAACGATCCAGAATTTAACATCGGCTATGCCATCACAGTGTACCGGCTGGACGATACTGACAGACATGGGTGTATAAAGAGCTTTTCTCTGGGCCCGCTGAGGAAGGCTGTCACCCTAAACCCAGGTAACGCCTGCATTAAAGTTTTATTGGCGCTGAAGCTTCAAGATGTACAAGCAGAAGATGAAGGGGAAAGGTATATTGAAGAAATCCTGGACCAAATATCTTCCCAACCTCATGTCCTTCGCTGCACAGCCAAATTCTACAGGAGGAAAAATTCCTGGGATAAAGCTCTTGAAGTTTTGAAAAAGGCCTTGAAGGTGACACCAATGTCTTCGTTCCTGCATCACCAGATGGGACTTTGCTATAGGGCGCAAATGATCGAAATCAAGAAGGCCACAGACAACAGACCAAAAGGGGAGGATAAACTGAGACTGGATAGGCTTATTACAATGGCTATATCTCATTTCAAAGTAGCTGTGCAACGAGACTCCAAGTTCCCAtttgtctacacagacctggccAACATGTATGTCGAGACAGGCCAGTGTAGCAAAGCAGAAGAAGTTTTCCAGAAAGCCCTTCATCTGGAGAACATAACCGATGATCACAGACATCAGATCCACTACTACTATGGCCGCTTTCAGGAATTTCACTGTAAATCAGAAAGTACTGCCATCCACCATTATTTAGAGGCCTTAAAGATCAGCGACCAGTCCTCCCTCTGTCCCAAACTGACAAGTGTTGTGAAGAAATTGGCTGTGAAGAGATTGGTCACGATGCTTCAGACATGCAGAGTTTACGTGCCCTAGGGTTTGTCCACAagctggagggagaagaggggcaaGCTGCTGAGTACTATGAGCAGGCCCAGAGGATATATCCAGAAAATGCAGAGTTCCTGGCTGCTCTCCGTGAGCTTCCACTTTCTATTTAATTAGAAAATTGCTGGGAAATTTCTTTGAagcttttcttcccattttgggctcatatatttttgtttattgttttaatccATCGTTAATTACAGAGCCaatttttattgaatgtttactgtATACCAGGCATCATCCTAAATGTGATGAATCTTTGGGTATTGTTGTTCTTTCTAATTAAAATACTGTAATCCTTTTGGAAACAAAAACATTCCAGATGTTGTAGCTTTCAAAAATGGTATGGCCATTATGACTATAtcccctttatctctgctatttataataattttcggattaggggcacttgggtggttcagtcggttaagcgtttgactcttggtttcagctcaggtcatgatctcagggttatgagattgagtcCACGTCTGGCTCTAAGTTCAGCTCGGAGTcgacttgtccctctccctccccctctgcgtGTCCCCCCAAGTATCtctaataaagaaaatctttaaataataataataataataataattctctgattaaattttgtcaaatttccCATACTGCTCACTTATGCAGTGAGCATAATCCTGTGTAAGCCTTTGACCCCTAGGTCAAGAACGTTCTTTCAGGAGTGCAAAATTATGAGTTATGCTCTTAACTATGTAGCTTGCAAAAGATGGATCCTATCCAGTTCTGACTCATGAGGATATTTAACCATTAACCTGACAGTCACTTAAAGAATCctttttgttgaaagaaaaaattcataataGTAAAAAGTCTGCCATCTATGATGACttcaataaaaggagaaaaaaactaaaaCGGGGGGAAaggatttctttaaatatagaACTTTAGGAGCCCATGAGAAATCAGAAGTATTATCTCCCCAAAATGTTTACTGCATAACTAGAAACAgttttgaggaaaaaatgaacaatgGAAAATCGTTGTCTCAAGTTTCTCTGGTCTTTTAACTAGAAGAATAAACTTAACCtaaatggaattaattttattccaactaaaactacaaaaatttTAGGTTAAAATTATTgagacagaggggcgcctgggtggcacagcggttaagcgtctgccttcggctcagggcgtgatcctgccgttatgggatcgagccccacatcaggctcctctgctatgagcctgcttcttcctctcccactccccctgcttgtgttccctctctcgctggctgtctctatctctgtcaaataaataaataaaatctcaaaataaaataaaattattgagacagaaagcagattgagaaaaatgatttttaaaaaatgggtaaagttGATATCCCCATTCCACATCCATAGATTACCGAGGTTTCAGTGATTGGTTTTGGATCTGGGCTGGGTGGTTCCCCCCAATTTCTGGCCTTTGGTTAACTCCTTGACTATTCCAAGCTTACGTCTGTGTAGCTTTGTCTTTCACCTGAAGGTTTCAGACTGACATGTTTTCCTGTAGACCTTCCAGGAATAGTTAAGCCCTGTGTTTGGTTTGAGTATCCACCTGAAGGGTCTACTGCTTAAGAGCAGTAtccctggggttttttttaaatcgagATGCTGCTGACAGTAGCTTCTCTAACGTTTCTTTGATTTTCATCTACACTTATATTTACCACCGCAGTATCAGTGGAAAAGTGTGCCGTGTGATTTGACTCTCCACACTAACACTGCCTTAAGACTACTGTGTATTTTTTacttattgttactatttttatttttaaatttctgttattttattacaaaagtaatataaaagtaattctcattgtaaaaattttaaacaaacagaAGCATATGAATTTAAAAGTAAGAGCATCTCTTACCCCCATGGCAACCTGTTAACAATTTAATATGTATCCTTCCAGATGTTTTCTATGCATACTCAAACATACAGCTATACTGCAATGTATTTCAtgaataagtttttttaaatgtttgatttaCTTAAGgctttgctgtttttgtttattttactgatttcatttgtttatttaagaagGAAGAACAGGGAAGGGAATGATCTTTACTTGAGTATTTCATAAAGCCAGGACTAAAGTCCTCACCTGTCAGAAGAAGCATTTGTCACATTTTGCAGGACATATTTTATTTGGCAGCAAGTCATTTCCCCCATTGGGAATAGTGTTGTAATTAAGGTTATGTTCCCAAGTAGGGACTCTGCACACAATAAAATACAGTTATGATATCAAAACAATAATATAGCTATAAGCc is part of the Ursus arctos isolate Adak ecotype North America unplaced genomic scaffold, UrsArc2.0 scaffold_7, whole genome shotgun sequence genome and encodes:
- the LOC113258956 gene encoding interferon-induced protein with tetratricopeptide repeats 5-like, with translation MAPSKSELIFYQFKIFRRKRHSSSEVPFQRNGPLEGHSVGVRIHFTWNLLKEDILFDIEDTIGQQLEFVTTESRLTLYNLLVYVKLLKGQNEDALECLEQAEDLIEREHSEKEVRRLVTWGNYAWVYYHMDQLKEAQKHLDKIGIVCKKLSSPSDYKLDRPEIDCEKRWALLKFGGNYYHRAKAAFEKALEAEPNDPEFNIGYAITVYRLDDTDRHGCIKSFSLGPLRKAVTLNPGNACIKVLLALKLQDVQAEDEGERYIEEILDQISSQPHVLRCTAKFYRRKNSWDKALEVLKKALKVTPMSSFLHHQMGLCYRAQMIEIKKATDNRPKGEDKLRLDRLITMAISHFKVAVQRDSKFPFVYTDLANMYVETGQCSKAEEVFQKALHLENITDDHRHQIHYYYGRFQEFHCKSESTAIHHYLEALKISDQSSLCPKLTSVVKKLAVKRLVTMLQTCRVYVP